Proteins encoded in a region of the Corvus hawaiiensis isolate bCorHaw1 unplaced genomic scaffold, bCorHaw1.pri.cur scaffold_85_ctg1, whole genome shotgun sequence genome:
- the PIH1D1 gene encoding PIH1 domain-containing protein 1 isoform X1: protein MADPSLLSAELEADEEEEAALRRLLLQVTPDPEEPPRPGPARAVTPQPGLCVKTRAGGNKVFVNVCHSPEVPPPPPVSPPGLQRLLREPPGPDGGFRIPMSLGEPHAELDRGGRGCTAYDVVVNSGFFRTLQADPLYLEFFLTVAMEGLSEKYGVELELTGWRVLQNRKFLGSISAQNIRARPRPHIQELPGPPDPPQFVVVAEPSAQDPQVLQARVHLPQVEGAGSLWLGLSEERLLLLRPPPGGAAAEGPPGRQGALLELGLPLPADPARCRARFRRRSKVLTVTMPLRV, encoded by the exons ATGGCGGACCCGTCGCTGCTCTCGGCCGAGCTGGAGgcggacgaggaggaggaggcggcgctGCGGcggctcctgctgcag GTGACCCCGGACCCTGAGGAgcccccgcgccccggccccgcccgcgccgTCACCCCGCAGCCGG GGCTGTGCGTGAAGACCCGCGCGGGTGGGAACAAAGTGTTCGTCAACGTCTGTCACTCGCCCGAGGTGCCGCCGCcaccccccgtgtcccccccgggCCTCCAGAGGCTTCTGCGGGAGCCCCCCGGCCCCGACGGCGGCTTCAGGATCCCCATGAGCCTCGGGGAGCCACACGCCGAGCTAGACCGAG GAGGCCGTGGCTGCACCGCCTACGACGTGGTGGTGAATTCGGGATTCTTCAGGACGCTCCAg GCCGATCCTTTGTACCTCGAGTTCTTCCTGACCGTGGCCATGGAGGGGCTGTCGGAGAAGTACGGCGTGGAACTGGAGCTCACTG gCTGGCGGGTGCTGCAGAACCGGAAATTCCTGGGCTCTATCTCAGCCCAAAACAtccgggcccggccccggccccacaTCCAGGAGCTCCCGGG ccccccagaccccccccagTTCGTGGTGGTCGCCGAGCCCTCGGCCCAGGACCCACAAGTGCTGCAGGCCCGGGTGCACCTGCCCCAGGTG GAGGGGGCGGGGTCTCTCTGGCTGGGGCTGAGCGAGgagcggctgctgctgctccgcccgccgccagggggcgccgcCGCCGAGGGTCCGCCcggccgccagggggcgctgctggagctgggcctgCCCCTGCCCGCGGACCCCGCGCGGTGCCGCGCGCGCTTCCGCCGCCGCTCCAAG GTTCTCACGGTGACGATGCCGCTACGGGTGTGA
- the PIH1D1 gene encoding PIH1 domain-containing protein 1 isoform X2 — translation MADPSLLSAELEADEEEEAALRRLLLQVTPDPEEPPRPGPARAVTPQPGLCVKTRAGGNKVFVNVCHSPEVPPPPPVSPPGLQRLLREPPGPDGGFRIPMSLGEPHAELDRGGRGCTAYDVVVNSGFFRTLQADPLYLEFFLTVAMEGLSEKYGVELELTGWRVLQNRKFLGSISAQNIRARPRPHIQELPGPPDPPQFVVVAEPSAQDPQVLQARVHLPQEGAGSLWLGLSEERLLLLRPPPGGAAAEGPPGRQGALLELGLPLPADPARCRARFRRRSKVLTVTMPLRV, via the exons ATGGCGGACCCGTCGCTGCTCTCGGCCGAGCTGGAGgcggacgaggaggaggaggcggcgctGCGGcggctcctgctgcag GTGACCCCGGACCCTGAGGAgcccccgcgccccggccccgcccgcgccgTCACCCCGCAGCCGG GGCTGTGCGTGAAGACCCGCGCGGGTGGGAACAAAGTGTTCGTCAACGTCTGTCACTCGCCCGAGGTGCCGCCGCcaccccccgtgtcccccccgggCCTCCAGAGGCTTCTGCGGGAGCCCCCCGGCCCCGACGGCGGCTTCAGGATCCCCATGAGCCTCGGGGAGCCACACGCCGAGCTAGACCGAG GAGGCCGTGGCTGCACCGCCTACGACGTGGTGGTGAATTCGGGATTCTTCAGGACGCTCCAg GCCGATCCTTTGTACCTCGAGTTCTTCCTGACCGTGGCCATGGAGGGGCTGTCGGAGAAGTACGGCGTGGAACTGGAGCTCACTG gCTGGCGGGTGCTGCAGAACCGGAAATTCCTGGGCTCTATCTCAGCCCAAAACAtccgggcccggccccggccccacaTCCAGGAGCTCCCGGG ccccccagaccccccccagTTCGTGGTGGTCGCCGAGCCCTCGGCCCAGGACCCACAAGTGCTGCAGGCCCGGGTGCACCTGCCCCAG GAGGGGGCGGGGTCTCTCTGGCTGGGGCTGAGCGAGgagcggctgctgctgctccgcccgccgccagggggcgccgcCGCCGAGGGTCCGCCcggccgccagggggcgctgctggagctgggcctgCCCCTGCCCGCGGACCCCGCGCGGTGCCGCGCGCGCTTCCGCCGCCGCTCCAAG GTTCTCACGGTGACGATGCCGCTACGGGTGTGA
- the PIH1D1 gene encoding PIH1 domain-containing protein 1 isoform X3 yields the protein MADPSLLSAELEADEEEEAALRRLLLQVTPDPEEPPRPGPARAVTPQPGLCVKTRAGGNKVFVNVCHSPEVPPPPPVSPPGLQRLLREPPGPDGGFRIPMSLGEPHAELDRGGRGCTAYDVVVNSGFFRTLQADPLYLEFFLTVAMEGLSEKYGVELELTGWRVLQNRKFLGSISAQNIRARPRPHIQELPGPPDPPQFVVVAEPSAQDPQVLQARVHLPQVPEGGVGGAVGVS from the exons ATGGCGGACCCGTCGCTGCTCTCGGCCGAGCTGGAGgcggacgaggaggaggaggcggcgctGCGGcggctcctgctgcag GTGACCCCGGACCCTGAGGAgcccccgcgccccggccccgcccgcgccgTCACCCCGCAGCCGG GGCTGTGCGTGAAGACCCGCGCGGGTGGGAACAAAGTGTTCGTCAACGTCTGTCACTCGCCCGAGGTGCCGCCGCcaccccccgtgtcccccccgggCCTCCAGAGGCTTCTGCGGGAGCCCCCCGGCCCCGACGGCGGCTTCAGGATCCCCATGAGCCTCGGGGAGCCACACGCCGAGCTAGACCGAG GAGGCCGTGGCTGCACCGCCTACGACGTGGTGGTGAATTCGGGATTCTTCAGGACGCTCCAg GCCGATCCTTTGTACCTCGAGTTCTTCCTGACCGTGGCCATGGAGGGGCTGTCGGAGAAGTACGGCGTGGAACTGGAGCTCACTG gCTGGCGGGTGCTGCAGAACCGGAAATTCCTGGGCTCTATCTCAGCCCAAAACAtccgggcccggccccggccccacaTCCAGGAGCTCCCGGG ccccccagaccccccccagTTCGTGGTGGTCGCCGAGCCCTCGGCCCAGGACCCACAAGTGCTGCAGGCCCGGGTGCACCTGCCCCAGGTG CCCGAAGGGGGAGTTGGGGGTGCTGTGGGCGTGTCCTAa